DNA sequence from the Sinorhizobium alkalisoli genome:
TAGGAGCGCCCCTCTTGGAACGGACAACCCGGCATGTCTCCGCGACGGCTCTCGGAACAGAGCTCGTGCCGCTTGTCCGACGCATGCTGGAGGAGTTCGATGGCTCCCTGTTTGCTGTCCGTGACGTTGGACCTAATCGCGGCGGATTGGTGACGATCGCATGCCTCCCTACCGCGGCGTTCTACTTCCTGCCTACCGTCATCCGCCAGTTCAATGAGGAGTATCCGAACATCCGCTTTCGAATTCTCGACTTGCCGGCGACCGACGGTCTTCAAGCCGTGGCACGCGGGGAGGTGGAGTTCGGCATAAATATCATGGGCACGTCGGATCCGGACCTGACCTTTGAGCGGCTCGCGGAAGACCCATTCGTGCTTGCAGCGCGCAAGGATCACCCTCTTGCAGCCAAACCCTCAGTCGACTGGGCAGACCTCGAGCCCTACCATCTGATTACGGTTCACCGGTCGAGCGGCAACAGAACCCTGCTCGACGCAGCGCTAGCAAAATCGAGTATCAAACTGCGTTGGTTCTACGAAGTGACCCATCTGTCCACCTCCCTCGGTCTGGTGGAGGCCGGCCTCGGGATTTCAGTGCTACCGCGCATGGCGACCCCGCAGGGCGCCCATCCGTTCTTGATCACACGCCC
Encoded proteins:
- a CDS encoding LysR family transcriptional regulator — encoded protein: MSINCEILDLRAFLSVVELESFHRAADALHLSQPALSRRIQKLEQVIGAPLLERTTRHVSATALGTELVPLVRRMLEEFDGSLFAVRDVGPNRGGLVTIACLPTAAFYFLPTVIRQFNEEYPNIRFRILDLPATDGLQAVARGEVEFGINIMGTSDPDLTFERLAEDPFVLAARKDHPLAAKPSVDWADLEPYHLITVHRSSGNRTLLDAALAKSSIKLRWFYEVTHLSTSLGLVEAGLGISVLPRMATPQGAHPFLITRPIGDPEISRTIGVVRRRGGTLSPAAERFLKMLIGVWGGD